From a single Methylobacterium oryzae genomic region:
- a CDS encoding response regulator — translation MADAVASQRAVLIVEDNPVQLMDAAAALRDAGYEVAEAATVEAAQAHLAARPELVAMVADVDLAGEPLSGFTLAKAVAARWPELAILIVSGVAWPAEEQMPMGARYLRKPFTPEGLAGALGAVLAARGVGSVPH, via the coding sequence ATGGCAGACGCCGTCGCGTCGCAACGCGCTGTGCTGATTGTCGAGGACAATCCCGTGCAGCTCATGGATGCGGCTGCAGCCCTTCGCGACGCGGGATACGAGGTCGCGGAGGCCGCCACTGTCGAAGCCGCCCAGGCTCATCTGGCGGCCCGTCCCGAACTTGTGGCCATGGTCGCGGACGTGGACTTGGCAGGCGAGCCCTTGAGTGGCTTCACCCTGGCCAAAGCCGTCGCGGCGCGCTGGCCCGAACTGGCGATCCTGATCGTGTCGGGTGTGGCTTGGCCCGCCGAGGAGCAGATGCCGATGGGCGCTCGCTACCTGCGCAAACCGTTCACACCGGAGGGGCTGGCCGGCGCGCTGGGGGCTGTGCTGGCGGCGCGGGGCGTAGGGTCCGTGCCGCATTGA
- a CDS encoding DoxX family protein, translating to MARVRDRRSVGSVALRGLLTAVFLVAAGMKFAAVPFEVEGFVRFGYPLWFMDVVGALQLLGAVLLWTPGCVALGACLLAVLMAGAVGSHLLAGDPVLMPLPALVLLILLGGVAHARRSELLPSGSDTEMRQA from the coding sequence ATGGCTCGGGTTCGGGATAGGCGGAGTGTCGGCAGCGTGGCGCTGCGAGGCCTGTTGACCGCGGTGTTCCTGGTGGCCGCCGGCATGAAGTTCGCCGCTGTGCCGTTCGAGGTCGAGGGCTTCGTCCGCTTCGGCTACCCGCTGTGGTTCATGGACGTGGTCGGCGCCCTGCAACTCCTCGGCGCGGTGCTCCTCTGGACGCCCGGTTGCGTCGCCCTCGGCGCCTGTCTGCTCGCCGTGCTCATGGCCGGCGCGGTCGGCAGCCATCTCCTCGCGGGCGACCCCGTTCTGATGCCGCTTCCCGCCCTCGTGCTTCTCATCCTGCTGGGCGGCGTCGCTCACGCGCGCCGGTCCGAGCTTCTGCCGTCCGGCAGCGACACGGAGATGCGGCAGGCCTGA